The Parafrankia discariae genomic sequence CCGCACCGGATCCGCTCGACCTGCTGCCCCCGCTGCCGTCGTTCTCGCTGAGCAGCGACGACCTGACCGACGGAAGCCCGCTCGGCCTGGACCAGGTGTTCAGCGGCGCCGGCGGCGCGGACCTGTCGCCGCACCTGTCCTGGACGGGTTTCCCCGCGCGGACCGAGAGCTTCGCCGTCACCTGCTTCGACCCGGACGCCCCGACCGGGAGCGGCTTCTGGCACTGGGTCCTCGTCGACGTGCCGGCCAGCGTGACGGAGCTGGCCAAGGGCGCCGGCAGCGGCGACCTCTCCGGGCTGCCGGCCGGGGCGTACCACGTCCGCAACGACTGGGGCACGGCGAACTACGGCGGCGCGGCGCCTCCTGAGGGGGACCGGCCGCACCGGTACGTCTTCGTCGTCCACGCCGTGGACGTCCCGAAGCTGGAGATCGACGCGACGGTGGCGCCCGCGGTCGTCGGGTTCAACCTGACCTTCCACAGCCTGGCGCGGGCCGTACTGCGGGCGACCTACCAGCGCTGACCGGCGGTCGGGCCGGCACCGTGCCGTGCCCCGGTCCCGGAGGTGTGATCCGATCGTGACCAGATCACGATCGTCGGGGGCGGGGAGCATCCCGCCGAGATACGGTGGCCTGCGAAGGCAGTCGACGAAGGGGAGTCGGTATGCGCAAGTTCACTGTCGTCGCCCTGGTGGCGAGCGCCGGCGCACTCCTCACCGCCGCCCGCCGCCGCAGGAACAAGGACGAGATCGACCTGTGGCGCGAGGCGACGTCCGCGGCGGGGAACCGCTGACCGAAGCCAACCGGCCCGGCCGGCGAGTGGGCGTGCCCGGTCGCCGGCCGCGCCCGACCGGTGCCGCGGGTACCGCCGCTGTGGAGGGCGTGCGCTAGGACTGGTAGACCGGCTGGAAGATCCTGTTCCACTCGGCCTCCTCCTCCGTCGTCAACATCCGGAAGCGGTGCACGCGGTCGAGTTCCGCCCGGGTCGGGAACAGCAGCGTGGACTCGGCCAACTCGGCGGAGACATGGTCACGGGCGGCGGGCACCGGCGTCAGGTAGTTGATGTGCTCGGCCAGCATCCCGGCGACGTCGGGCCTGTACACGAAGTCCATGTAGCTGAGGGCGTCCACCGGGTGCTTGGCGGTCTTCGGGATGCACATGCTGTCGGTCCAGATCAGGCCGCCTTCCTCCGGCACCACGAACTTCAGTCTCGTGCCGGCCGCGAGCCGCTGGTGGACGTCCCCCGACCATGCCATCGAGATCCACAGCTCGCCGCGGGCGAGCGAGTCGATGTAGCGCTGGTCGTAGTACCTGCGGACGATTCCGGCGTCGCGCTGCTCGATCAGTCTGTCGGCCGCGCGCCGCCAGTCCCGCGGAGTGGAGTCGGCGGGGGCGACACCGATGCCGAGTAACGCCAGGTTCGGCAGCTCCTGGTTCTCACCGAACATTCCGACCCTGCCGGCGAAGGCGGGGTCCATGAGGTCGGCGAAACCGGTGATCTCCCGGCCGGTCCGCTCCGGGTCGTAGGCGATCCCGGTGATACCGGACTGCCAGGCGACGGTGAACTGGTTTCCCGGATCGTAGGCGGGATCCTTGACGCTCGGGTCGGCGTTGGCGGCGAAGGCGGGCAGCCTTGCGTGGTCGAGCGGGGCGAGGTAGCCGAGCTGGATGACCCGGCTGAGGGTGATGCCGTTGGTCAGGACCATCAGGTCGTACCCGATGGGCCGGTCGCCGGCGAGACCGGGCCGGATCTGGGCGAAGAAGGACTCGTTGTCCCGGATCACCTCGTGATAGGTGACCTTGATGTCTGTCTCCCGGGTGAACAGGTCGAGCGAGGGATGCTCCGTGTCGGTGGCGCCGACATCCATGTAGAGCGGCCAGTTCGCGAAGTCGAGCGTTCCCGCCTTGTCCCGGCCCGACCAGTAGCCGGCGACGTCGCCGGCCCGCGCCGAATCACCGGCCTCCCCCCCGACCCCGCAGGCGGCCAGAAACGCGGCACCGCCGGCCGCCCCGGTGAGGCGCAGGAGGTCCCGCCGGTCGAAGCGACGTCTGGTCAGGCCGCGCAGCAGTGCCGGATCGGGAACCGTCCCCTGCGACACGTCCGGTGCCGTGGGATTCCCCGGCCGACCGTTGCTGGTCACGATGCGAGTCCCTCCGTGTGGTTCTGGCCCGCCCGCGCGGGACCGATCGGTACAGGGCCGATCGGTACAGGGCCGTTCCGCCGTGCGTCAACACCGCCCCGGATGAAGTGGCGCCGGTGACGCGCCGAGGAGGACCCTGGACGCATGAACGCCCACGTCGGGCCTCGTTCGGGCTCACCGTCACTTTCGCCGGTCTCGCAGTCGCAGTCGTCGCGGTCGTCATCGTCGCCGGGATCGGGACCGGAGTACACACCGTCCGCCGTGCCGCTCGACATCCTGCTGGGCTGCGCGCGCTCGCACGCCAGGCTGCTCGAAGCCGTCGCCCGCGTGGACGACCTGACCGCCCGCCGGCCGTCCCTGCTGCCCGGCTGGACCGTCGGCCACCTCGTCACCCACCTGGCGCGCAACGCCGACAGCCACACCTCGATGTTCGAGGCGGCGGCCGAAGGACGGACCGTCGCGCAGTACCCGGGCGGGCTGACCCAGCGCGACGGCGGCATCGAGGCGGGTGCCCACCAGCCGGCCGACCTGCTGCTCGCCGACCTCGGCGCCGCGGTGGCCCGGCTCGAACGAGCCTGGGACGGCACCCATGTCGACGTCTGGCGCGGCGGCCTGGGGCTGACCGCGGCGCGCGGCGCGACGAGCCTGTCCGACCTGGTGTTCCTGCGGTGGCGGGAGGCCGAGATCCACCTCGTCGACCTCGCGCTGACCGATCGCGGCGGCCCGGAGTGGGACGACCTCAGCCCCGCCTACGTCGCGGCCGAGTGGGCGTGGAGCACCCGGCTGCTGCCCGAACGGCTGCCCGCCGAGGTCACTGTCCTGCTCACCCCGGGGGACCGGCCGTCGCGCGCCGTGGGGCGGGGTTCGCGGGTCGTCCGGGTGGACGTCCCGACGCTGCCGGCGCTGCGCTGGCTGACCGGTCGGGACGTCGGCGACCCGGCCTGGCCGCAGCTGGGCCCCTGGACCTGATCCCACCGGCGCCCGTGCCAGGCCGGCCTGCCGGTGTGCCGGCCCGCCCGGGGCGGGGAAATCACCGCCATCCAGAATGTCCGGGTGTGATCTCGATGGCGCTGTTCAACAACAAGGGCGGCGTGGGCAAGACGACGCTCGCTTACCACCTGGCCCACATGTTCCAGCGGATGGGACACCGGGTGCTCGCCGTGGACCTCGACCCCCAGGCGAACCTGACCGCCCAGTTCCTGGACGAGGACGAGCTCGCCAGCATCTGGAAAGAGGACGACGACCTCGGATCCTCCGCGCCCCGGCCGGCCGTGCTCGACCCGCGCCGCAGCCGGATCGGAGCCGGCAACGGCACCCTGGCCACCGCCATCGAACCGATCATGGAAGGTGTCGGGGACGTCCGGCTGAGCGAGCCGGTCACCGTCGAGGACGGCCTGTGGCTCCTGCCCGGGGACGTCAATCTCGCCAGTTTCGAGGACCGGCTCTCCGCGGCGTGGCCCAACAGTTTCCTGGGCCGGGACGTCGCCGCGCTGCGCACCACCACCGCGCTGCACCGCGCCATCGACCACGGTGCCCGGGAGACCGGCGCGGACATCGTGATCATCGACGTGGGGCCGAACCTCGGTGCCATCAACCGCGCGGCGCTGCTCTCCGCCGACACGATCCTGATGCCCCTGGCGGCCGACCTCTTCTCGCTGCGCGGCCTGCGCAACATCGGACCCACCCTGCGGGACTGGCGGATGACCTGGCAGGGCACGATCCTGCCGCGGATCCCCGAGCGGATCCCGGCGCCGCGCGGCCTGATGATGCCGATCGGCTACATCCTGGTCGAACCGCCGGCCCGCGCGGACCGGCCGTCGAAAGGCCATGGGCGGTGGCTGGACCGCATCCCGGGCGTGTTCGCAACCTCCGTGCTCGGCTCGGCCGTCCCGGCCGCCGGTGACCGCTCCTTCGAGATCGCGACCATGAAGAACTACGCCGCGTTGATGCCCCTCGCCCAGGACGCCCGCAAGCCGATGTTCGAGCTGCGCTCCGGGGACGGCGCTGTCGGGGGAACGCAGAGCGCCGTACGGCGCTGCTTCTCGGACTTCCGGGAGCTGGCGACAAAGGTTCGGGACAGACTCGTCTTCATCGACCCGACGCTGCGCCGAGGCTGAGCCGCCCGCCGCCCGCCGCCCGCCCACCGCCACCGGCGCTCACTGGCTCGGCAGAGGCTCGCGGGCGCGGCGGACTCCAGAGATCCGTCATGGTGACGGTTCGCGAAATTTTCTTGTCGTAAAACGTCGACGATGACCGCCCGGACCGTCGCGATTATCAGGTGACGGATGCCGGCCGGGGTGATGGTTACTTATCTTTGCTTGTCGTCAAAATCTACCGATGACCATCGGCGCGTGCCGCATCCTTCTGTATCGATTTCCCCGGCTGGAGAAGGTTGTTTTCTTTTGCTGATCGTCAAACGATCACGGAAACCGTCGGCGATGGCCGATCGATTCGTCGTCGGACTCCGCGGATGGTCATGGCCATTCATTTTGCTGATTGTCAAATGATACCGATGACCATGGCTGGTGTCCGAAGGCGTCGCGAACCAATTCCGTGGCCGGTTTCTGTCCAATTATTTTGCTCATCGCCAAACGTTGACGGACTCCAGATGAGGTGTCTGGAGGATCGGACAGTGCAAGCCCCGCAGGGGTTCTGGTGGTGGAACTCAAAAATTTTGCTTGCCGTCAATCGGAATCGATGACCTCCGGCGCTATGTGCTGGAGGATTCGGACGCTGCCCGTGTGGGGAGTGAGTGTACGACGTTTGCTTAGCGACAAAATACGTCGGACTCCAGTGAGGACGCCGGTGACCGGCTCGCCCTTTTGCGCTGTCCCTGGCGTCGCCGTTGGCTTCCCGCTGGCTTCCGTCGGCTCCGCACCCCGCTGGCGGCGCCGGGTTGTCGGCTCCTGTACCCGCCGGGAATGCCGGATCCGGACCCACCGGGAACGCCGGGTCCGTTTCGGTCGGGAAGCAGGATCTGTGTCGGTTGTGCTTTCTGAGCCCGCCGTCCG encodes the following:
- a CDS encoding YbhB/YbcL family Raf kinase inhibitor-like protein, producing MSLLDRNTAPDPLDLLPPLPSFSLSSDDLTDGSPLGLDQVFSGAGGADLSPHLSWTGFPARTESFAVTCFDPDAPTGSGFWHWVLVDVPASVTELAKGAGSGDLSGLPAGAYHVRNDWGTANYGGAAPPEGDRPHRYVFVVHAVDVPKLEIDATVAPAVVGFNLTFHSLARAVLRATYQR
- a CDS encoding DLW-39 family protein → MRKFTVVALVASAGALLTAARRRRNKDEIDLWREATSAAGNR
- a CDS encoding polyamine ABC transporter substrate-binding protein; this translates as MTSNGRPGNPTAPDVSQGTVPDPALLRGLTRRRFDRRDLLRLTGAAGGAAFLAACGVGGEAGDSARAGDVAGYWSGRDKAGTLDFANWPLYMDVGATDTEHPSLDLFTRETDIKVTYHEVIRDNESFFAQIRPGLAGDRPIGYDLMVLTNGITLSRVIQLGYLAPLDHARLPAFAANADPSVKDPAYDPGNQFTVAWQSGITGIAYDPERTGREITGFADLMDPAFAGRVGMFGENQELPNLALLGIGVAPADSTPRDWRRAADRLIEQRDAGIVRRYYDQRYIDSLARGELWISMAWSGDVHQRLAAGTRLKFVVPEEGGLIWTDSMCIPKTAKHPVDALSYMDFVYRPDVAGMLAEHINYLTPVPAARDHVSAELAESTLLFPTRAELDRVHRFRMLTTEEEAEWNRIFQPVYQS
- a CDS encoding maleylpyruvate isomerase N-terminal domain-containing protein, which produces MPLDILLGCARSHARLLEAVARVDDLTARRPSLLPGWTVGHLVTHLARNADSHTSMFEAAAEGRTVAQYPGGLTQRDGGIEAGAHQPADLLLADLGAAVARLERAWDGTHVDVWRGGLGLTAARGATSLSDLVFLRWREAEIHLVDLALTDRGGPEWDDLSPAYVAAEWAWSTRLLPERLPAEVTVLLTPGDRPSRAVGRGSRVVRVDVPTLPALRWLTGRDVGDPAWPQLGPWT
- a CDS encoding ParA family protein: MISMALFNNKGGVGKTTLAYHLAHMFQRMGHRVLAVDLDPQANLTAQFLDEDELASIWKEDDDLGSSAPRPAVLDPRRSRIGAGNGTLATAIEPIMEGVGDVRLSEPVTVEDGLWLLPGDVNLASFEDRLSAAWPNSFLGRDVAALRTTTALHRAIDHGARETGADIVIIDVGPNLGAINRAALLSADTILMPLAADLFSLRGLRNIGPTLRDWRMTWQGTILPRIPERIPAPRGLMMPIGYILVEPPARADRPSKGHGRWLDRIPGVFATSVLGSAVPAAGDRSFEIATMKNYAALMPLAQDARKPMFELRSGDGAVGGTQSAVRRCFSDFRELATKVRDRLVFIDPTLRRG